One region of Cydia fagiglandana chromosome 17, ilCydFagi1.1, whole genome shotgun sequence genomic DNA includes:
- the LOC134672958 gene encoding aladin-like encodes MSAFHGFPELPGPDETAFCKLNEVYCCGNCRYGNISTFTNATKKHPVINVTREIHHHRATDENVSMYVDVEDNLLKKITSVWYKQGFLEALSVAADPSVNRESPVLALTASYLLKVANVFTAFHYFMQPHLKDIGPKIVANYSKTRNWGSGPIKCLAWHPHTTKIAVATTDDNIRVYCTEASFVPMLKCKAQGHVSSLSWRPYSASEIAVGCEQGVIVWTVDPNSTFTKPSSSNAVVLKQNNHSPVTDVSWSPNGDLLISCSGADTSMLIWDVSMETAVPLRRVAGGGIVFSRWSFGGSKVFAATSSIIFRVWDTKQWTPERWCARGGRVVAACWGPGDLLLFAAKSEPMVFALSSTGLMNGAQNMKALPVLDVTKTELPSGDPVGGPILDMCWDPSGRYLALMFEESALVAVFCTTNIMMQLKITACCFVCGIENEVPLTMAFQQNFTDGACLTVAWSSGRVQHFPIVYTDGY; translated from the exons ATGTCGGCTTTTCATGGATTTCCCGAGTTGCCAGGACCTGATGAAACAGCCTTCTGCAAACTAAATGAAGTATATTGCTGCGGGAACTGCCGATATGGAAACATTTCAACATTTACCAACGCC ACTAAAAAACATCCAGTGATAAACGTAACAAGAGAGATACATCACCATCGTGCCACCGACGAAAATGTATCCATGTACGTCGACGTTGAAGACAATTTACTGAAGAAAATAACCAGTGTATGGTACAAACAGGGGTTTCTAGAAGCTTTAAGTGTAGCTGCGGACCCTAGCGTCAATCGAGAAAGCCCAGTACTCGCTCTGACCGCGTCATACCTTTTAAAAGTCGCTAACGTGTTCACGGCCTTTCATTATTTCATGCAGCCACATTTAAAAGATATTGGACCTAAAATCGTGGCAAATTACTCTAAGACTAGAAACTGGGGGAGTGGCCCTATAAAATGCTTAGCTTGGCACCCTCATACAACTAAAATAGCGGTAGCAACCACTGATGATAATATAAGAGTGTATTGCACGGAGGCTTCGTTTGTGCCGATGTTGAAATGTAAAGCTCAAGGACACGTGTCTTCGCTTAGTTGGAGACCATATTCGGCTTCGGAGATAGCTGTGGGGTGTGAGCAGGGAGTAATTGTGTGGACAGTTGACCCGAATTCTACATTTACAAAGCCATCTTCGAGTAATGCAGTTGTTTTGAAGCA AAATAACCACAGTCCAGTGACTGACGTAAGCTGGTCGCCCAATGGTGACCTCCTCATCAGCTGCAGCGGAGCTGACACCTCCATGCTCATATGGGACGTGAGCATGGAAACAGCCGTGCCATTGAGACGTGTGGCGGGCGGTGGTATAGTGTTCTCACGGTGGTCATTTGGCGGGAGCAAAGTGTTTGCCGCCACATCATCAATCATATTTAG AGTGTGGGACACTAAACAGTGGACGCCGGAGCGCTGgtgcgcgcgcggcggccgcgTGGTGGCCGCGTGCTGGGGGCCCGGCGACCTCCTGCTGTTCGCTGCCAAGAGCGAACCCATGGTCTTTGCGCTTAGTAGCACTGGGCTTATGAATG GCGCCCAGAATATGAAAGCATTACCAGTATTAGATGTGACAAAAACTGAGCTACCATCAGGTGACCCCGTAGGGGGTCCCATATTAGACATGTGCTGGGACCCCTCGGGCCGATACCTGGCCCTCATGTTTGAGGAGTCTGCACTCGTGGCCGTCTTCTGCACTACTAATATCATGATGCAGCTTAAAATAACAGCCTG CTGTTTCGTATGCGGCATAGAGAACGAAGTGCCGCTGACTATGGCGTTCCAACAGAACTTCACCGACGGGGCCTGTCTGACAGTGGCCTGGTCTAGTGGCAGAGTTCAACACTTCCCTATTGTGTATACTGATGGTTACTAG
- the LOC134672683 gene encoding uncharacterized protein LOC134672683 produces the protein MIKCTLLIKGLIHALVVLVVFKTANAKENSVPLKDIYSVIENLVAPILKTVNIQVSGDEVQDYLAPNKIEKQNKKVQNGDKDIDNEISLTDYSQEIFIDNVLKNLQDSAVLKNIEPQDKIQRRFNDDPNDEALTEDSEETIILQFQSSTEVQPKRRNIDPKPITNNITNERSEKYKQLQHKIGSLLHKEQISNKTKSLISNAFDEVINKINNKCIFRSSEDLSSNMRFRVGKPEQAAIKTMLMSYKSEFDKLIERYRFGSKENSEFLANLRELFFAMHYSFKKFTMHDDLQCNVVTKKLKEPKKDNNSSMPYKFPSILRDKNHSTKCPIHSICPFELKMFLADLSANILDTIDLVFHNYKKMYLVDVSKESSNEEKKFLSFMKDTNYRVNKRFNETFIKEIYKLNLDSMPDIDAKVARVIKFVDASVNHVKTLVDDALKYGISRIPNKMQNTVKTDIMTNTDIELVNMLEKIKSKMCKTFQTCYSKTK, from the exons ATGATAAAGTGCACGTTATTAATTAAAG gtTTGATACACGCTTTAGTCGTTCTTGTTGTGTTCAAAACTGCCAATGCAAAAGAAAACTCAGTTCCTCTTAAAGACATATACTCCGTCATCGAAAACCTCGTTGCGCCGATTCTGAAGACCGTTAATATACAAGTTTCTGGAGACGAAGTACAAGATTATTTAGCTCCAAACAAAATTGAGAAACAAAACAAGAAAGTACAAAATGGTGATAAAGATATCGACAACGAAATATCACTTACAGATTATAGTCaagaaatatttattgataACGTTCTAAAGAATCTACAAGATTCTGCAGTTTTGAAAAACATTGAACCACAAGACAAAATACAAAGAAGATTTAATGACGATCCTAACGACGAGGCACTTACAGAGGACAGTGAAGAAACCATTATATTACAATTTCAGAGTTCAACCGAAGTTCAACCTAAAAGAAGGAATATTGATCCAAAGCCAATAACAAATAACATTACAAATGAACGTTCTGAGAAGTATAAACAACTGCAACATAAAATTGGAAGTTTGTTACATAAAGAACAAATATCTAATAAAACGAAAAGTTTAATAAGCAATGCTTTCGATGAagtgataaataaaattaataacaagTGTATTTTCAGATCATCTGAAGATCTGTCGTCAAATATGAGGTTCAGAGTAGGCAAACCTGAACAGGCAGCCATAAAGACAATGTTAATGTCATACAAAAGCGAATTCGATAAACTAATTGAAAGATATCGTTTTGGCAGCAAAGAGAACTCAGAGTTTCTTGCGAATTTACGGGAATTATTTTTTGCAATGCACTATTCTTTCAAAAAATTTACCATGCACGACGATCTTCAATGCAAtgttgttacaaaaaaattaaaggaaCCAAAAAAGGATAACAACAGTTCTATGCCTTATAAATTTCCATCCATACTTCGCGACAAAAATCATAGTACTAAATGTCCAATTCATTCAATCTGCCcctttgaattaaaaatgtttttagctGATTTATCAGCTAATATTTTAGATACGATCGATCTAGTGTTTCATAACTACAAAAAGATGTATCTAGTTGACGTGTCGAAAGAAAGCAGCAACGAAGAAAAAAAGTTTTTGTCGTTTATGAAGGATACAAATTATCGGGTAAATAAGAGATTTAATGAAACGTTTATAAAGGAAATTTATAAACTTAATCTGGATTCTATGCCAGACATCGATGCAAAAGTGGCAAGAGTTATCAAGTTTGTTGACGCGTCTGTTAACCATGTTAAAACTTTGGTTGACGATGCTTTAAAATACGGAATAAGCAGAATACCTAATAAAATGCAGAATACGGTAAAAACAGATATTATGACTAACACCGATATAGAGCTGGTCAATATGCTAGAAAAGATTAAGTCTAAAATGTGTAAAACATTCCAAACATGCTACAGCAAAACTAAGTAA